In Clostridium sp., one DNA window encodes the following:
- a CDS encoding AraC family transcriptional regulator: MIQCFMKKNFIHSFDINRIPRLLYVSKIEEKASIYPRIMHSHDDFIEIVLICNGKGEYSINGKMYNIKKGDILIYNSGIIHDEISGPNTRIRSYCCAIGGIKLGGLRENALIGDDESPVIPSREYFSTLSGIFELIFSTLSSDYAGAEETCHYLTLSLLVQVMHLLQRKLDFHDTVSEEANVLGKRIREYIDKYYMEDISLQKMSDDLNISSYYLSHVFKDTIGYSPIQYILRRRIGEAQTLLITTDFPVTRIASMVGYDNPSNFNQIFTKHVGMSPRKYRNSYILKAKKT, encoded by the coding sequence ATGATACAATGTTTTATGAAGAAAAATTTTATTCATAGCTTTGATATTAATAGAATTCCTAGATTGCTTTATGTAAGTAAAATAGAAGAAAAAGCTAGTATCTATCCGCGTATAATGCATTCTCATGACGATTTTATTGAAATTGTTTTAATCTGCAATGGCAAAGGTGAATATTCAATCAATGGTAAAATGTATAATATTAAAAAAGGCGATATTCTGATATATAACAGTGGAATTATTCATGATGAAATTTCAGGCCCAAATACGAGAATTAGAAGTTATTGTTGTGCTATTGGGGGAATTAAGCTAGGTGGATTAAGGGAAAATGCCCTGATTGGTGATGATGAAAGTCCTGTTATACCCAGCAGGGAATACTTTTCAACCTTGTCAGGTATCTTTGAACTGATATTTTCAACTCTTTCAAGTGATTATGCAGGTGCGGAGGAAACCTGTCATTATCTTACATTGTCTCTTCTGGTTCAAGTTATGCACCTGTTGCAGAGGAAGCTTGATTTTCATGATACGGTATCTGAAGAAGCAAATGTATTGGGAAAACGTATTCGTGAGTATATTGACAAATATTATATGGAAGATATAAGTCTTCAAAAAATGTCAGATGATTTAAATATAAGCTCCTACTATTTGTCTCATGTATTTAAAGACACGATAGGATATTCACCTATTCAGTACATATTGAGACGTCGTATTGGAGAAGCTCAAACATTATTGATAACGACGGATTTTCCTGTCACCCGTATAGCTTCAATGGTTGGATATGACAACCCTAGCAATTTCAATCAGATATTTACAAAACATGTCGGTATGTCGCCGCGAAAATATAGAAACAGCTATATATTAAAAGCAAAGAAGACGTAA
- a CDS encoding sigma-54 interaction domain-containing protein — protein sequence MQVGKLLEFDDLSGEDVDTLRLRLRQLYQVIESSYDGIYITDGNADTIFLNKSYEEITGMKRSEMIGKNMKYLEKNNYISKSGTLMVLESRKDVTIEQKFKTGKTVLVSSSPIFDDHGNITMVVTNVRNVTELYELKEQLKKNRQLTEKYYSQLEAMRNQLLKFSDIIAKDEKMLNILEIAKKVAKVDTTVLLLGETGVGKEKVAKYIHKNSKRSNKSFIKIDCGCVPCNLIESELFGYEKGAFTGANKEGKIGLFELADCGTIFLDEVGELPLDMQVKLLRVLQEGEIKRVGGTDTIKIDVRVIAATNRNLEEMVKKKTFREDLYYRLNVVPITILPLRDRKDDIEPLIEHFMCVFNKKYDFNKIITSGAVDSLKEYRWPGNVRELKNIIERVMIMSTGDKILRSDLPIKEVWSSDKSRTSLGSRHLTLKEEVESLEESLIEAAFERHGNVRDAARELGINASTLVRKRKRYKNKLMLQK from the coding sequence ATGCAAGTTGGAAAATTGTTGGAATTTGATGATTTGTCAGGAGAAGATGTAGATACTCTGAGGCTTAGATTAAGACAACTATATCAGGTTATTGAGAGTTCCTATGATGGTATATATATAACAGATGGAAATGCTGATACTATATTTCTAAATAAATCCTATGAAGAAATTACAGGAATGAAGAGATCTGAAATGATTGGAAAGAATATGAAATATCTGGAAAAGAATAATTATATTTCCAAATCAGGTACTCTTATGGTGCTGGAAAGCAGAAAAGATGTCACAATTGAACAGAAATTCAAGACTGGAAAGACTGTACTCGTTTCCAGCAGCCCTATTTTTGACGACCATGGAAATATAACAATGGTAGTTACAAATGTCAGAAATGTCACAGAACTTTATGAACTCAAAGAGCAGTTGAAAAAGAACAGGCAGCTTACGGAAAAATATTATTCCCAACTGGAGGCCATGAGAAATCAGCTTCTTAAATTTTCGGACATTATAGCAAAAGATGAAAAAATGCTAAATATACTCGAAATAGCAAAAAAAGTGGCAAAGGTTGATACAACGGTTCTGCTGCTTGGGGAAACGGGTGTAGGAAAAGAGAAGGTAGCCAAGTATATACACAAGAACAGTAAGAGAAGCAATAAGAGTTTCATCAAGATAGACTGCGGATGTGTTCCCTGTAATCTTATAGAATCGGAACTTTTTGGATACGAAAAAGGAGCTTTTACAGGTGCAAACAAGGAAGGGAAAATAGGACTTTTTGAACTTGCAGATTGCGGAACCATATTTCTGGATGAAGTTGGAGAACTTCCGCTTGACATGCAGGTAAAGCTTTTGAGGGTTCTTCAGGAGGGTGAAATAAAAAGAGTTGGTGGAACAGATACGATTAAAATAGATGTAAGGGTAATTGCTGCTACAAACAGGAATCTTGAAGAGATGGTGAAGAAAAAGACCTTTAGGGAAGATCTGTATTATCGCCTGAATGTAGTGCCTATTACAATATTGCCCCTTAGAGATAGGAAAGATGATATAGAACCGCTCATAGAACATTTTATGTGCGTATTCAATAAGAAGTATGATTTCAACAAGATAATTACCTCAGGTGCAGTGGATTCTCTCAAAGAATACAGATGGCCGGGAAATGTCAGAGAATTGAAGAACATAATAGAGAGGGTCATGATTATGAGTACGGGGGATAAAATATTAAGAAGTGACCTGCCTATAAAGGAAGTCTGGAGCAGTGACAAATCGAGAACAAGTTTGGGAAGCAGGCATTTGACATTGAAAGAGGAAGTTGAAAGTCTTGAAGAATCATTGATAGAAGCTGCTTTTGAAAGACATGGAAATGTTAGGGATGCTGCCCGGGAACTTGGAATAAATGCATCTACACTGGTTAGAAAGAGGAAGAGGTATAAGAACAAGCTTATGTTGCAAAAGTGA
- a CDS encoding MaoC family dehydratase, producing the protein MKGLTIDELKIGDKAYFEKVISENDVNLFAQITGDFNPLHVDEFKYKDKFKNRIVHGALITGIISACIGMKLPGPGTIYLSQNSRFNLPVYIDHTVKAIVEVAEINKDENIVKLKTICINDEGHKVLTGEAFVMPPLN; encoded by the coding sequence ATGAAAGGTTTAACAATTGACGAACTGAAAATTGGAGATAAGGCTTACTTTGAAAAAGTCATATCTGAGAATGATGTAAATTTATTTGCTCAAATAACAGGAGATTTTAACCCACTCCATGTCGATGAATTCAAATATAAGGATAAATTCAAGAATAGAATAGTTCATGGAGCATTGATAACAGGCATTATATCAGCCTGTATAGGCATGAAGCTTCCAGGGCCAGGTACTATTTACCTGAGCCAGAATTCAAGATTCAATCTGCCGGTGTATATAGACCATACTGTAAAAGCCATAGTTGAGGTTGCCGAAATAAACAAGGATGAAAATATAGTTAAACTAAAAACTATTTGTATTAATGACGAGGGGCATAAAGTTCTAACAGGAGAGGCTTTTGTAATGCCTCCTCTAAATTAG
- a CDS encoding acyl-CoA reductase, translated as MIDCYSLNGCLFEEKKVFKNFKDIVSNLKENLKLLNAIPSQAIILILNEYSRRLSVNKQLLGIEGVAYLSFYFRKSNVEKLIEMSLGDGKYLDEFVFRGNGRFIKAQGRGISCHWIAGNVYTLALYSIFQSIIAKNSNIARVPENSINIVLKLLKPMMDIQVVYNNKSYFSSDILKNISIVYFPSKDKSMNQAMSIASDSRIIWGGKQAVDSIASLTKKTTCRDIIFGPKYSFAVFDRNVVEGHKLCEYMDKLAMDIILFGQKACSSPQVLFVEKSNVPLKHLAEILGKSLEKLGKRYKNTLSEAECAKIINERGVYALSLDKDIFCSKGLEYTILINGDIKLEEPIGGRCIFLKQIDSIFDIDGLMTHRIQTIGYAVEDKGKILKFADMVTRSGAARVVNIGTMNTYDSPWDGCFMINELVRWCSLNI; from the coding sequence ATGATAGATTGTTATTCATTGAATGGATGCCTTTTTGAAGAAAAAAAGGTTTTTAAAAACTTTAAGGATATAGTAAGTAATTTGAAGGAAAATTTGAAATTGCTGAATGCTATACCGTCACAGGCTATTATTTTAATACTGAATGAATACAGCAGAAGGCTGTCTGTGAATAAACAGCTTCTTGGAATTGAAGGTGTGGCCTATTTATCCTTTTATTTTAGAAAATCGAATGTGGAAAAATTGATAGAAATGAGTCTGGGAGACGGAAAATATCTGGATGAATTTGTATTCAGGGGAAATGGCAGATTTATAAAGGCCCAGGGCAGAGGAATAAGCTGCCATTGGATAGCAGGAAATGTTTATACACTTGCACTCTACTCAATTTTTCAATCTATTATAGCTAAAAATTCAAACATTGCAAGGGTACCTGAGAATAGTATTAATATAGTGTTGAAGCTGTTAAAGCCAATGATGGACATACAAGTTGTCTATAATAATAAATCCTATTTTTCCTCCGATATATTGAAAAATATATCCATAGTATATTTTCCAAGCAAAGATAAATCGATGAATCAGGCAATGTCAATAGCTTCTGACTCAAGAATCATATGGGGAGGAAAGCAGGCAGTTGACAGTATTGCTTCACTGACAAAAAAAACTACATGCAGGGATATAATCTTTGGGCCAAAATATTCTTTCGCGGTATTTGACAGGAATGTTGTGGAGGGTCATAAGTTATGTGAATACATGGACAAACTTGCGATGGATATAATACTGTTTGGTCAGAAGGCATGTTCTTCTCCGCAGGTTCTATTTGTGGAGAAAAGTAATGTACCATTGAAGCATTTAGCTGAAATATTGGGAAAATCCCTTGAAAAATTAGGTAAAAGGTATAAAAACACTTTAAGTGAAGCAGAGTGTGCAAAAATAATAAATGAAAGAGGAGTATATGCTCTCAGCCTGGATAAGGATATATTCTGCAGCAAGGGGCTTGAGTATACAATTTTAATCAATGGTGATATTAAATTGGAAGAACCCATAGGTGGAAGATGTATTTTTTTAAAACAGATAGACAGTATATTTGATATAGATGGTCTAATGACCCATAGAATACAGACTATAGGTTATGCTGTTGAGGACAAAGGCAAAATTCTGAAATTTGCAGACATGGTTACAAGATCTGGTGCAGCCAGAGTTGTAAATATAGGTACAATGAATACTTATGATTCTCCTTGGGATGGATGTTTTATGATAAATGAGCTTGTAAGATGGTGCAGCTTGAACATCTAA
- a CDS encoding acyl-protein synthetase has protein sequence MKIEDLIEDMVLNDQFQMYQEEKEKKLLDIIKGQLESNKINANINSMYKKLNVDVSRISSLKQVPFIPVNMFKKFDLLTCNSENIIRTLNSSATTSGIPSRIYLDRLTSIRQTQALLNTLKSFLGGKRRPLLILDTKSINKDGQILSARGAAIRGVSNFASSITYIMDEKDGELAVNLPRLEKFQCENADRDILVYGFTYIIWRRFVRELERRNIKLSLPGMKLLHSGGWKKLVSESVEKDEFNSRTARVFGTKKENIMDFYGMVEQLGVVFVDCEYGHKHVPDFADVIIRDFNTLDEVKPGQRGIIEVMSILGSSYPSQGILTEDVGELIGIDDCRCGRHGKYFKFRSRVEKAEIRGCGDTFAEEEDIG, from the coding sequence ATGAAAATAGAAGATTTAATAGAGGATATGGTGTTAAATGACCAGTTTCAAATGTATCAGGAGGAAAAGGAAAAGAAGCTGCTTGATATAATCAAGGGACAGCTTGAATCCAATAAAATTAATGCGAATATAAATAGCATGTACAAAAAACTGAATGTGGATGTTTCACGAATTTCAAGTTTGAAGCAGGTTCCATTTATACCGGTAAACATGTTTAAAAAGTTTGATCTTCTGACCTGTAATAGTGAAAATATAATAAGAACACTTAATTCAAGTGCTACAACTTCGGGAATACCAAGCAGGATATATCTCGACAGACTTACGTCCATAAGACAGACACAGGCGCTTTTAAATACTCTAAAAAGTTTTCTTGGTGGAAAGAGAAGACCTCTTCTTATTCTGGATACAAAATCTATAAATAAAGATGGTCAGATATTGAGTGCCCGTGGTGCTGCCATAAGGGGAGTGAGCAACTTTGCAAGCAGTATAACCTATATAATGGATGAAAAAGATGGTGAGCTGGCAGTAAATTTGCCAAGACTTGAAAAATTCCAATGTGAAAATGCAGACAGAGACATACTGGTGTATGGATTTACTTATATAATATGGAGAAGATTTGTAAGAGAACTGGAGAGGCGGAATATTAAGCTGTCATTACCGGGAATGAAGCTTCTACACAGTGGTGGATGGAAAAAACTAGTATCAGAAAGCGTTGAAAAGGACGAATTCAACAGCAGGACGGCAAGGGTATTCGGAACTAAAAAAGAGAATATAATGGATTTTTATGGTATGGTAGAACAGCTTGGAGTTGTGTTTGTAGATTGTGAGTACGGACATAAACATGTCCCGGACTTCGCAGATGTCATAATAAGGGACTTTAACACACTGGATGAGGTAAAACCAGGACAGCGTGGAATTATAGAAGTTATGAGTATTTTAGGCTCAAGTTATCCTTCCCAGGGTATCCTGACAGAAGATGTAGGGGAACTTATTGGAATTGATGACTGCAGGTGCGGAAGGCACGGAAAGTATTTCAAGTTTCGATCCAGAGTCGAGAAAGCTGAAATCAGAGGGTGTGGTGACACTTTTGCAGAAGAGGAGGATATTGGATGA
- a CDS encoding AMP-binding protein has product MTFTDYVFEKSVNLEKTAVIEGNQITSYREIYGSINYVVNLLHERNYSKKDSVLLISDNSAFFIEVYFGVIKNGSICVPINPSMSENDITYISNILNIKTVFCQEKYVDKIKELFSDDVTVYSERNIGEIENEISSGDSVDIKEDVTLIMFTSGSTSKPKGVMLTHYNLMYNTNSIIEYLNLKENDRIEVVLPFYYCYGTSLLNTHFRCGGSIVINNRFMFPQTVIEDIKKYNCTGFAGVPSTYQILLRLTNIKDSKVPSLRYVTQAGGRLPEVFISELCSALEGVQIYIMYGQTEATARLSYLPPEQLKNKLGSIGKGIPGTELLVLDKNGNTAGTGEVGEIAARGGNIMKGYFNDEEETKKVLKNGLLYTGDLAYRDGDGYIFIVSREKNIIKCGGNRISPKEIENTICGIQQVVECTVIGVEDDILGEAVKAFVVLKNNTEGIDSKYIIDYCSSRLPRYKIPKYIKFLSSLPKNSSGKVLLRKLKQM; this is encoded by the coding sequence ATTTACGGCAGTATAAATTATGTAGTCAATCTATTACATGAAAGAAATTATTCAAAGAAGGATAGTGTGCTTTTAATTTCGGACAATTCGGCTTTCTTTATAGAAGTTTATTTTGGAGTAATAAAGAACGGCAGCATATGTGTTCCCATAAATCCATCCATGTCTGAAAACGATATAACCTATATTTCCAATATATTGAACATAAAAACAGTATTTTGTCAGGAGAAATATGTTGATAAAATAAAAGAACTGTTTTCTGATGATGTTACAGTATACAGTGAACGGAATATTGGTGAAATTGAGAATGAAATTTCTTCGGGTGATTCTGTAGATATAAAAGAAGATGTGACTCTTATAATGTTTACATCGGGATCTACTTCAAAACCAAAGGGTGTAATGCTGACACACTATAATCTGATGTATAACACGAATTCAATAATAGAATATTTGAATTTGAAAGAAAATGACCGCATAGAAGTTGTACTTCCATTTTACTATTGTTATGGGACTTCTCTGCTGAATACACATTTCAGGTGCGGCGGAAGTATTGTAATAAATAATAGATTTATGTTTCCACAGACTGTCATAGAAGATATAAAAAAGTATAATTGTACAGGCTTTGCAGGTGTGCCAAGTACCTATCAGATACTTTTGAGGCTTACCAATATTAAAGATTCCAAAGTTCCATCCTTGAGATATGTAACCCAGGCAGGGGGAAGACTTCCAGAGGTATTTATATCGGAATTGTGCAGTGCACTTGAAGGTGTTCAAATATATATTATGTATGGACAGACAGAGGCTACTGCAAGATTATCCTATCTTCCACCGGAGCAGTTGAAGAATAAACTGGGATCTATAGGAAAAGGCATTCCAGGAACCGAATTGCTTGTATTGGACAAGAATGGTAATACTGCTGGGACTGGTGAAGTTGGAGAGATAGCTGCAAGAGGCGGAAACATAATGAAAGGATACTTCAATGATGAAGAGGAAACAAAAAAGGTACTTAAAAATGGACTCTTGTATACAGGTGATTTAGCCTATAGAGATGGAGATGGGTATATATTCATAGTTTCCAGGGAGAAGAATATAATAAAGTGCGGCGGAAACAGAATAAGTCCAAAAGAAATTGAAAATACCATATGTGGTATACAGCAGGTAGTTGAATGTACTGTTATAGGAGTGGAGGATGATATACTTGGAGAAGCTGTAAAGGCATTTGTAGTTTTGAAAAATAACACTGAAGGTATAGATTCCAAGTATATAATTGACTATTGCTCAAGCAGATTGCCCAGATACAAAATACCAAAATATATAAAATTTTTATCATCACTTCCTAAAAATTCGTCGGGCAAAGTTCTCCTCCGAAAATTAAAGCAGATGTAA